The proteins below come from a single Drosophila kikkawai strain 14028-0561.14 chromosome 3R, DkikHiC1v2, whole genome shotgun sequence genomic window:
- the LOC108070718 gene encoding SCY1-like protein 2, protein MDMINKFYSTAVQTVSTLSGVLPGNNVTREYEVLEQVCTAGVGLMWKVYNGYKKSTKQEVSVFVFEKKSLERWSKDDRETMLETLRRGVQQLTKIRHPHVLTVQHPLEESRDSLAFATEPVFASLANVVGDNVRSEKKLYDVEIRHGLLQLFDGLQFLHQDAKIVHRNISAETIVINKNRSWKLFGFDFCIANQPATDGTPNWPFREYTTSLHVLAQPSLEYTAPEVALNSINTPDSDLFSLGVLIFTIYSGKPLKMFGSDYSGFRRYANDLNQRKYPPMNAVPGELTESLKALLHPSAGLRPKLHELKQIAYFQDVGVKTLSYLDSLYQWDNLQKSKFYKGLPQIIPTLPHRVNLHSILPYLVKEFVNSPMIPFVLPNVLLIAEMSSQREYCDHILPHLKPIFKLTDPIQILLIFMQKMDLLLKLTPAEEVKQSVLPLLYRSLECDMPQIQDLCLAVLPTFSTLIDYNAMKNSVLPRIKKLCLQSSNVSVKVNCLISIGKLLENLDKWLVLDEILPFLQQIQSREPAIIMGIIGIYKIAMTNTKLGITKDVMAHKCIPYLVPLSVENGLTIAQFNTIIGLIKEMLGRVEQEQREKLQQLSTIQRDNKPKDASEILANELDTSSALSPTGGANNGNKINDDMFSGFTVGQPKAGNAAPIAPVKAKEQLKITHNTMSAQSAGRPDILSSMMQSNLTGLGATAVTSPTSAPAPMQINNGWHSANPLVMNHQLASPQASNNNFSSLDNLDPFGGGTGVTATAKPNNTNGANTYTLQQPTVNYIYPAGYSLNSIQQHQQQQQQQHLLGKPSQAPTLQPQTQPLLPTDNQNLNALSQQDILNFLN, encoded by the exons ATGGACatgataaacaaattttattcgaCAGCCGTGCAGACGGTGTCCACTCTGTCCGGCGTACTGCCCGGAAATAACGTTACTCGGGAGTATGAGGTGCTGGAACAGGTGTGCACCGCCGGAGTGG GTCTCATGTGGAAGGTGTACAATGGCTACAAGAAGAGCACCAAGCAAGAGGTGTCCGTGTTCGTTTTCGAGAAGAAATCCCTTGAGCGTTGGTCCAAGGATGACAGGGAAACCATGCTGGAAACGCTGCGCAGGGGCGTGCAACAGTTGACCAAAATCCGTCATCCACATGTGCTCACTGTGCAGCATCCGCTGGAGGAGAGCCGAGACTCTCTGGCCTTTGCCACGGAGCCCGTGTTCGCCTCGCTGGCGAATGTCGTTGGCGACAATGTGCGCTCTGAGAAGAAGCTGTACGACGTGGAGATCCGTCATGGCCTGCTGCAGCTGTTCGATGGCCTGCAGTTCCTCCACCAAGACGCCAAGATCGTGCACCGCAACATATCCGCCGAGACTATCGTGATTAACAAGAACCGCAGCTGGAAGCTATTTGGATTTGACTTTTGCATCGCCAACCAGCCAGCGACGGACGGAACGCCGAACTGGCCCTTCCGGGAGTACACTACCTCGTTGCATGTTCTGGCGCAGCCCAGCCTGGAGTATACGGCTCCGGAGGTGGCCTTGAATAGTATCAACACTCCCGACAGTGATCTCTTCTCGTTGG GCGTGCTCATCTTTACCATATATTCCGGCAAGCCGCTCAAGATGTTTGGGAGCGATTACAGTGGCTTTCGGCGCTATGCCAACGATCTCAACCAGCGGAAATATCCACCCATGAACGCGGTTCCCGGCGAGTTAACCGAGAGCCTCAAGGCGCTACTGCATCCCAGTGCAGGTCTGCGGCCAAAGCTGCACGAGCTCAAGCAGATCGCCTACTTCCAGGATGTGGGCGTTAAGACTCTTAGCTATTTGGACTCGCTGTATCAGTGGGACAATCTGCAGAAATCCAAGTTCTACAAGGGACTGCCCCAGATCATTCCGACGCTGCCGCACCGTGTTAATCTCCACTCGATCCTTCCTTACCTGGTCAAAGAGTTTGTTAACTCGCCGATGATCCCCTTTGTGCTGCCAAATGTGCTGCTTATCGCAGAAATGAGCAGCCAGCGAGAGTACTGCGACCACATCCTGCCGCATCTGAAGCCCATCTTCAAGCTAACGGATCCCATACAGATTCTGTTGATTTTCATGCAAAAGATGGATCTTTTATTGAAGCTAACGCCCGCCGAAGAGGTCAAGCAGAGTGTGCTGCCGCTACTGTATCGCTCCCTGGAGTGCGATATGCCCCAGATTCAGGATCTCTGCCTAGCGGTGCTACCCACCTTCTCCACCCTGATCGACTACAACGCCATGAAGAACTCGGTTCTGCCGCGCATCAAGAAACTGTGCCTGCAGAGCAGCAATGTGTCGGTGAAGGTCAACTGCCTGATATCCATTGGAAAGCTGTTGGAGAACCTGGACAAGTGGTTGGTGCTAGATGAGATCCTGCCCTTTCTGCAGCAGATTCAGAGCCGAGAGCCAGCCATCATCATGGGCATTATAG GAATCTACAAAATTGCTATGACCAACACCAAGCTGGGCATAACCAAGGATGTGATGGCACATAAATGCATTCCCTACCTAGTGCCCTTAAGTGTCGAGAACGGCCTGACTATAGCTCAATTCAATACGATCATAGGCCTCATCAAGGAAATGCTCGGCCGggtggagcaggagcagcgcgAGAAGTTGCAGCAACTGTCCACCATTCAGAGAGACAATAA ACCCAAAGATGCTTCCGAAATATTGGCCAATGAGCTGGACACCAGTTCTGCCCTCTCGCCCACTGGTGGAGCCAACAATGGCAACAAGATCAACGATGACATGTTCTCGGGCTTCACTGTGGGCCAACCGAAGGCAGGAAATGCCGCTCCCATAGCACCCGTCAAAGCCAAAGAGCAGCTCAA AATAACGCACAACACCATGTCGGCGCAGTCAGCTGGCAGGCCAGACATTCTCTCCTCGATGATGCAAAGCAACCTGACTGGCCTCGGAGCGACAGCAGTTACTAGTCCCACATCTGCACCGGCACCCATGCAGATCAATAATGGCTGGCACAGTGCCAATCCGTTGGTTATGAACCACCAACTGGCCTCACCACAGGCCAGTAACAATAATTTCTCCTCCTTGGACAACCTGGATCCCTTTGGCGGTGGTACAGGTGTCACGGCGACCGCCAAGCCAAACAATACGAACGGTGCCAACACGTACACGCTGCAACAACCGACAGTTAACTATATTTATCCAGCCGGCTACAGTCTGAACAGCAtccagcaacatcagcagcagcaacagcagcagcatctgctGGGCAAGCCCAGCCAGGCTCCAACGCTCCAGCCCCAGACACAGCCCCTGCTGCCGACAGATAACCAGAACCTCAATGCACTCTCCCAGCAGGACATACTTAACTTTTTGAACTAA
- the LOC108070634 gene encoding uncharacterized protein isoform X2 produces the protein MSKISVFHTNLPTFLLAAMGRVLFICLLALFLKQYHSGAVIFKMTNAVCESYNKSWVEFGLCRLRAVSRNKVCFNVNATLLHPVYDVVIKAQLMKKANGYKPWLYSVNFDGCQFFRRRNNALIRIVWELFREYSTLNHSCPYVVKDFYLRSEKLPTPIPTGDYLLMIDWLFNKKPQAATNVYFTFVEDLRNSK, from the exons ATGTCAAAAATAAGCGTATTTCACACAAATTTACCCACTTTTCTATTAGCAGCCATGGGGAGAGTATTGTTCATTTGTCTGCtagctttgtttttaaagcagTATCACAGT GGAGCTGTGATCTTCAAGATGACGAATGCGGTGTGCGAGTCCTACAACAAATCCTGGGTGGAGTTTGGTCTTTGTCGCCTGCGAGCCGTGAGTCGCAATAAGGTCTGCTTCAATGTTAATGCCACCCTGCTGCATCCGGTCTACGACGTGGTTATAAAAGCCCAATTGATGAAGAAAGCTAATGGCTATAAGCCATGGTTGTATAGTGTGAATTTTGATGGCTGCCAGTTTTTTAGGAGACGAAACAATGCCTTAATTCGCATCGTTTGGGAACTGTTCCGGGAGTACTCGACCCTCAATCACTCCTGTCCCTATGTG GTTAAGGACTTTTATTTGAGATCCGAGAAGCTACCTACCCCAATACCCACTGGGGATTATCTACTGATGATCGACTGGCTATTTAACAAGAAGCCCCAAGCTGCCACAAATGTTTACTTCACCTTTGTGGAGGATCTAAGGAACAGTAAATAA
- the LOC108070634 gene encoding uncharacterized protein isoform X3 has translation MEIVDNTDVNGLAWPDEMPEIMGAVIFKMTNAVCESYNKSWVEFGLCRLRAVSRNKVCFNVNATLLHPVYDVVIKAQLMKKANGYKPWLYSVNFDGCQFFRRRNNALIRIVWELFREYSTLNHSCPYVGLQQVKDFYLRSEKLPTPIPTGDYLLMIDWLFNKKPQAATNVYFTFVEDLRNSK, from the exons atggaaatcgTAGACAATACTGACGTCAATGGGTTAGCATGGCCGGACGAGATGCCAGAGATAATG GGAGCTGTGATCTTCAAGATGACGAATGCGGTGTGCGAGTCCTACAACAAATCCTGGGTGGAGTTTGGTCTTTGTCGCCTGCGAGCCGTGAGTCGCAATAAGGTCTGCTTCAATGTTAATGCCACCCTGCTGCATCCGGTCTACGACGTGGTTATAAAAGCCCAATTGATGAAGAAAGCTAATGGCTATAAGCCATGGTTGTATAGTGTGAATTTTGATGGCTGCCAGTTTTTTAGGAGACGAAACAATGCCTTAATTCGCATCGTTTGGGAACTGTTCCGGGAGTACTCGACCCTCAATCACTCCTGTCCCTATGTG GGTCTGCAGCAGGTTAAGGACTTTTATTTGAGATCCGAGAAGCTACCTACCCCAATACCCACTGGGGATTATCTACTGATGATCGACTGGCTATTTAACAAGAAGCCCCAAGCTGCCACAAATGTTTACTTCACCTTTGTGGAGGATCTAAGGAACAGTAAATAA
- the LOC108070634 gene encoding uncharacterized protein isoform X1: protein MSKISVFHTNLPTFLLAAMGRVLFICLLALFLKQYHSGAVIFKMTNAVCESYNKSWVEFGLCRLRAVSRNKVCFNVNATLLHPVYDVVIKAQLMKKANGYKPWLYSVNFDGCQFFRRRNNALIRIVWELFREYSTLNHSCPYVGLQQVKDFYLRSEKLPTPIPTGDYLLMIDWLFNKKPQAATNVYFTFVEDLRNSK from the exons ATGTCAAAAATAAGCGTATTTCACACAAATTTACCCACTTTTCTATTAGCAGCCATGGGGAGAGTATTGTTCATTTGTCTGCtagctttgtttttaaagcagTATCACAGT GGAGCTGTGATCTTCAAGATGACGAATGCGGTGTGCGAGTCCTACAACAAATCCTGGGTGGAGTTTGGTCTTTGTCGCCTGCGAGCCGTGAGTCGCAATAAGGTCTGCTTCAATGTTAATGCCACCCTGCTGCATCCGGTCTACGACGTGGTTATAAAAGCCCAATTGATGAAGAAAGCTAATGGCTATAAGCCATGGTTGTATAGTGTGAATTTTGATGGCTGCCAGTTTTTTAGGAGACGAAACAATGCCTTAATTCGCATCGTTTGGGAACTGTTCCGGGAGTACTCGACCCTCAATCACTCCTGTCCCTATGTG GGTCTGCAGCAGGTTAAGGACTTTTATTTGAGATCCGAGAAGCTACCTACCCCAATACCCACTGGGGATTATCTACTGATGATCGACTGGCTATTTAACAAGAAGCCCCAAGCTGCCACAAATGTTTACTTCACCTTTGTGGAGGATCTAAGGAACAGTAAATAA
- the LOC108070634 gene encoding uncharacterized protein isoform X4, translating into MTNAVCESYNKSWVEFGLCRLRAVSRNKVCFNVNATLLHPVYDVVIKAQLMKKANGYKPWLYSVNFDGCQFFRRRNNALIRIVWELFREYSTLNHSCPYVGLQQVKDFYLRSEKLPTPIPTGDYLLMIDWLFNKKPQAATNVYFTFVEDLRNSK; encoded by the exons ATGACGAATGCGGTGTGCGAGTCCTACAACAAATCCTGGGTGGAGTTTGGTCTTTGTCGCCTGCGAGCCGTGAGTCGCAATAAGGTCTGCTTCAATGTTAATGCCACCCTGCTGCATCCGGTCTACGACGTGGTTATAAAAGCCCAATTGATGAAGAAAGCTAATGGCTATAAGCCATGGTTGTATAGTGTGAATTTTGATGGCTGCCAGTTTTTTAGGAGACGAAACAATGCCTTAATTCGCATCGTTTGGGAACTGTTCCGGGAGTACTCGACCCTCAATCACTCCTGTCCCTATGTG GGTCTGCAGCAGGTTAAGGACTTTTATTTGAGATCCGAGAAGCTACCTACCCCAATACCCACTGGGGATTATCTACTGATGATCGACTGGCTATTTAACAAGAAGCCCCAAGCTGCCACAAATGTTTACTTCACCTTTGTGGAGGATCTAAGGAACAGTAAATAA